In Halorubrum sp. PV6, a single window of DNA contains:
- a CDS encoding thiamine-phosphate synthase family protein: protein MRFIEEVVVDEFLPTVRSMLAEDLRERGFTQHEVAEALGISQSAVSKYAHGDVARHDRIVADERVRELVERVGEGLATEELTPVAALVEIEVLIRRLEEGDLLADLHEEAMPALADADVEFAVHDPDSGLRERERVRSSVRRGLRTLTNASGFAGLIPNVGANVAECLDDARTIDDVAAVPGRLVDVKGRAMVPGEPEFGVSEHVASVLLAAREAGASARGAVNVRYAPETVEALAADHPTVAFDPERSTREAVAAAVESAEETGGDTLVLYQTGAVGVEPIAYVLAPTAADAADIVRELI from the coding sequence ATGAGGTTCATCGAGGAGGTCGTCGTCGACGAGTTCCTCCCGACGGTGCGCTCGATGCTGGCCGAGGACCTCCGCGAGCGCGGCTTCACCCAACACGAGGTCGCCGAGGCGCTCGGCATCTCTCAGTCGGCCGTCTCGAAGTACGCGCACGGCGACGTGGCTCGCCACGACCGGATCGTCGCCGACGAGCGCGTCCGCGAGCTCGTCGAGCGCGTGGGCGAGGGGCTCGCGACGGAGGAGCTGACGCCGGTCGCCGCGCTCGTCGAGATAGAGGTGCTGATCCGGCGGCTCGAAGAGGGCGACCTCCTCGCGGACCTCCACGAGGAGGCGATGCCCGCGCTCGCCGACGCCGACGTGGAGTTCGCCGTCCACGACCCGGACAGCGGCCTCCGCGAGCGCGAGCGGGTCCGCTCGTCGGTCCGGCGCGGACTCCGGACGCTCACGAACGCCTCCGGCTTCGCCGGGCTCATCCCGAACGTCGGGGCGAACGTCGCGGAGTGTCTCGACGACGCACGGACGATAGACGACGTGGCGGCCGTCCCCGGTCGCCTCGTCGACGTGAAAGGGCGGGCGATGGTGCCCGGCGAGCCCGAGTTCGGCGTGAGCGAGCACGTCGCGAGCGTCCTCCTCGCCGCCCGCGAGGCCGGGGCGTCCGCCCGCGGTGCGGTGAACGTCCGGTACGCGCCCGAAACCGTCGAGGCGCTCGCCGCCGACCACCCGACGGTCGCGTTCGACCCCGAGCGCTCGACGCGCGAGGCGGTCGCGGCGGCGGTCGAGAGCGCCGAGGAGACGGGCGGGGACACCCTCGTCCTGTACCAGACGGGCGCCGTCGGCGTCGAACCGATCGCCTACGTGCTCGCCCCGACCGCGGCCGACGCCGCGGACATCGTCCGCGAGCTGATCTGA
- the dcd gene encoding dCTP deaminase: MILSDADILNRLAEGDLVVEPLDDIDQQVQPASVDLRLGERFLEFQRTNIPCIHPTEADEVGEYVTETRVPEGEEFILHPGDFVLGTTTERVEIPPDLLATVQGRSSLGRLAIVIHATAGIVDPGYHGQITLELSNLGTAPVALTPGMRVSQLIFTELKSPADRPYGVERGSKYQDQDGPQASRIGADPEFERSSPAEDER; the protein is encoded by the coding sequence ATGATCCTGTCGGATGCAGATATCCTCAACCGCCTCGCGGAGGGGGACCTGGTGGTCGAACCGCTCGACGATATCGACCAGCAGGTCCAGCCCGCGAGCGTCGACCTGCGGCTCGGCGAGCGCTTCTTGGAGTTTCAGCGCACGAACATCCCGTGTATCCACCCGACCGAGGCCGACGAGGTCGGCGAGTACGTCACGGAGACGCGCGTCCCCGAGGGCGAGGAGTTCATCCTCCACCCCGGCGACTTCGTTCTCGGCACCACGACGGAGCGCGTCGAGATTCCGCCGGACCTGCTCGCGACCGTGCAGGGCCGGTCCTCGCTCGGCCGGCTCGCCATCGTCATCCACGCCACGGCCGGCATCGTCGATCCGGGGTACCACGGCCAGATCACGCTGGAACTGTCGAATCTCGGCACCGCCCCCGTCGCGCTCACGCCCGGCATGCGCGTCTCACAGCTCATCTTCACGGAACTCAAATCGCCCGCCGATCGCCCCTACGGCGTCGAGCGCGGCTCGAAGTACCAAGACCAAGACGGCCCGCAGGCCTCTCGGATCGGCGCCGATCCGGAGTTCGAGCGGTCGTCGCCCGCCGAGGACGAGCGATGA
- a CDS encoding YIP1 family protein, whose amino-acid sequence MPSPLAAFASAVAGLLDRSRAGFDRLDSGRQALTLGVVVLVTFASAFGIVALGSVFDATIDREVSVENPERPSEATCETFGDDDESVFADRCDQPAMVDIDVGTELQRTTGEYVGYGLLGVPIWWALFALVLHGGTRLAGGTGSLRDSFAIAAWAIAVEVVRLAAGVAVVWYALSTTTVGGATIGAVTDELIAAISATRGPLLLASAVVIAIQWVVVVGGLEAYHDLDRGVAGVVGGIFGAFGLLLAAV is encoded by the coding sequence ATGCCCTCCCCACTTGCCGCGTTCGCTAGCGCGGTCGCCGGACTCCTCGACCGCTCGCGCGCCGGTTTCGACCGGCTCGACTCGGGCCGGCAGGCGCTCACCCTCGGCGTCGTCGTCCTCGTCACGTTCGCGTCCGCGTTCGGGATCGTCGCCCTCGGGTCCGTCTTCGACGCGACCATAGACCGCGAGGTAAGCGTCGAGAACCCGGAGCGACCCTCCGAGGCGACCTGCGAGACGTTCGGCGACGACGACGAGTCGGTGTTCGCCGACCGGTGTGACCAGCCCGCGATGGTCGACATCGACGTGGGCACAGAGCTCCAGCGCACGACCGGCGAGTACGTCGGATACGGACTGTTAGGGGTCCCGATTTGGTGGGCGCTCTTCGCGCTCGTCCTCCACGGCGGGACGCGGCTCGCGGGCGGAACCGGATCCCTCCGGGACTCGTTCGCCATCGCGGCGTGGGCCATCGCCGTCGAGGTGGTCCGGCTGGCCGCCGGGGTCGCCGTGGTCTGGTACGCGCTTTCGACGACGACGGTCGGCGGGGCCACGATCGGCGCCGTCACAGACGAGCTCATCGCCGCAATCTCGGCGACACGGGGGCCGCTGCTGCTCGCGTCGGCCGTCGTTATCGCGATACAGTGGGTCGTTGTCGTCGGCGGGCTGGAGGCGTATCACGACCTCGACCGCGGGGTCGCCGGCGTCGTCGGCGGGATATTCGGCGCGTTCGGACTCCTGCTCGCGGCGGTGTGA
- a CDS encoding helix-hairpin-helix domain-containing protein: protein MSRNDEVAARLEEFADRLEATGVEYKPTAYRRAAENVREHTAPVEDLAADGEAAVAEIDRVGDAIAAKIVEYVETGEIEELESLREELPVDIGALTAVEGVGPKTVGSLYEALEITTLDELEAAAEAEEIQTVSGFGAKTETNILENIPFAREARKRTRLGDARPVADAALSHLDAVDAVASVEVCGSIRRWKATIGDIDILVASEAREPIVEAFTDWPEADATIEAGTGKASVRANGTRVDLRIVDPDEFGAALQYFTGSRAHNVAVRNRAIDRGLKLNEYGLFDVSEVDEAAAEPDAADADSRRVGERVAGATEDGVYEALDMAPVPPELREDTGEVAAAAAGDLPDLVEMSDLHGDLHTHTDWSDGGFSIAEMIEAAAARGDDLYAITDHAAGPGVVANTGLDEAEIADQAEAVAAAARQIDGAVAFGDVQDAGEPADAADADLVVCHGIEANIDAEGAVTTDDETLAALDVVVASPHSALGQDSAAATERLIRAVEHPHVDVLGHPTGRLINSRPGLDPDVTAVVEAAAAAGTAIEVNANPARLDADGDAVRAAVDAGASIAINTDAHAPRELGYARYGVHTARRGWAEVADVLNARSVADLAAFLRE from the coding sequence ATGAGCCGAAACGACGAGGTCGCCGCCCGCTTGGAGGAGTTCGCCGACCGGCTCGAAGCGACGGGCGTCGAGTACAAGCCGACGGCCTACCGCCGCGCCGCCGAGAACGTCCGCGAACACACCGCGCCGGTCGAGGACCTCGCGGCCGACGGCGAGGCCGCGGTCGCCGAGATCGACCGCGTCGGCGACGCCATCGCCGCGAAGATAGTCGAGTACGTCGAGACCGGCGAAATCGAGGAGCTCGAATCGCTGCGCGAGGAGCTCCCCGTCGACATCGGCGCGCTGACCGCGGTCGAGGGCGTCGGCCCGAAGACGGTCGGGAGCCTCTACGAGGCGCTGGAGATAACCACCCTCGACGAACTGGAGGCGGCCGCGGAGGCGGAAGAGATTCAGACTGTCTCCGGGTTCGGCGCAAAAACAGAAACGAACATCTTGGAGAACATCCCGTTCGCGCGCGAGGCCCGGAAGCGAACCCGCCTCGGCGACGCCCGGCCCGTCGCCGACGCCGCGCTGTCGCACCTCGACGCGGTCGACGCGGTCGCGTCGGTCGAGGTGTGCGGCTCGATCCGCCGGTGGAAGGCGACCATCGGCGACATCGACATCCTCGTCGCCAGCGAGGCGCGCGAGCCCATCGTCGAGGCGTTCACCGACTGGCCCGAGGCGGACGCGACGATAGAGGCGGGCACCGGTAAGGCGAGCGTCCGCGCGAACGGCACCCGCGTCGACCTCCGGATCGTCGACCCCGACGAGTTCGGCGCTGCGCTCCAGTACTTCACGGGATCGCGCGCGCACAACGTCGCGGTCCGCAACCGGGCCATCGACCGCGGGTTGAAGCTCAACGAGTACGGGCTCTTCGACGTGAGCGAGGTCGACGAGGCGGCCGCCGAACCCGACGCGGCCGACGCCGACAGCCGGCGCGTGGGCGAGCGCGTCGCCGGTGCGACCGAGGACGGCGTCTACGAGGCGCTCGACATGGCGCCCGTCCCGCCCGAGCTGCGCGAAGACACCGGGGAGGTCGCGGCGGCCGCGGCCGGCGACCTGCCGGATCTCGTCGAGATGAGCGATCTCCACGGCGATCTGCACACCCACACCGACTGGTCCGACGGCGGGTTCTCGATCGCGGAGATGATCGAGGCGGCCGCGGCGCGCGGCGACGACCTGTACGCGATCACCGACCACGCCGCGGGGCCGGGCGTCGTCGCGAACACCGGCCTCGACGAGGCCGAAATCGCCGACCAGGCCGAGGCGGTCGCGGCGGCGGCCCGCCAGATCGACGGGGCAGTCGCGTTCGGCGACGTACAGGACGCGGGCGAGCCGGCCGACGCGGCCGACGCCGACCTCGTCGTGTGCCACGGGATCGAGGCCAACATCGACGCCGAGGGCGCGGTCACCACCGACGACGAGACGCTCGCCGCCCTCGACGTCGTCGTCGCGTCGCCGCACTCCGCGCTCGGACAGGACTCGGCGGCCGCCACCGAGCGACTGATCCGGGCGGTCGAACACCCGCACGTCGACGTGCTCGGCCACCCGACGGGCCGGCTCATCAACAGCCGCCCCGGTCTCGACCCGGACGTGACGGCGGTGGTCGAGGCGGCCGCGGCCGCCGGCACGGCCATCGAGGTGAACGCGAACCCCGCCCGGCTCGACGCCGACGGCGACGCGGTCCGCGCCGCCGTCGACGCGGGCGCGAGTATCGCGATAAACACCGACGCACACGCGCCCCGCGAACTCGGATACGCCCGCTACGGGGTCCACACCGCCCGGCGCGGCTGGGCCGAGGTCGCCGACGTGCTCAACGCGCGCTCGGTCGCCGACCTCGCCGCGTTCCTCCGCGAGTGA
- a CDS encoding Mut7-C RNAse domain-containing protein, with protein MPPNDDGVDARGDELVDESARPESARDAAAPDPPRVLVDVMCGSLATHLRMCGYDAAYALDRGIEADDRLLALAADEGRLLLTRDRELASRADGDGSGAVLLTERDVLDQLREVAAAGLPVELAATPTRCGDCNGPVERVGEGGVAVPPGARPDYVPDDVGAAPASDGDAEPRPAWRCRDCGRWFWKGGHWESVAARLDDL; from the coding sequence ATGCCGCCGAACGACGACGGCGTCGACGCCCGCGGCGACGAGCTCGTCGACGAGAGCGCACGGCCCGAGAGCGCGCGCGACGCGGCCGCCCCCGACCCGCCGCGCGTCCTCGTGGACGTGATGTGCGGGTCGCTCGCGACGCACCTCCGGATGTGCGGGTACGACGCGGCGTACGCGCTCGACCGGGGAATCGAGGCCGACGACCGGCTCCTCGCGCTCGCGGCCGACGAGGGGCGGCTCCTGCTCACGCGCGACCGCGAGCTCGCGAGCCGGGCCGACGGCGACGGTTCCGGCGCGGTCCTCCTCACCGAGCGCGACGTGCTCGACCAGCTTCGCGAGGTCGCGGCGGCGGGACTGCCGGTCGAACTCGCCGCGACGCCGACGCGCTGCGGCGACTGTAACGGGCCGGTCGAGCGCGTCGGCGAGGGCGGGGTCGCCGTGCCACCGGGCGCCCGACCCGACTACGTGCCCGACGACGTTGGCGCGGCGCCCGCGAGCGACGGCGACGCCGAGCCCCGACCCGCGTGGCGCTGTCGCGACTGCGGACGCTGGTTCTGGAAGGGCGGCCACTGGGAGTCGGTGGCGGCGCGGCTCGATGACCTGTGA
- a CDS encoding DUF2892 domain-containing protein: MQKNVGGYDRSVRFVLGPILILVGIAAFGGFVTLSAGTLGLVLAGAAVVVGAVFTATATTQKCPLNAAIGMNTYKERLGGQSPPEETKPSAK; this comes from the coding sequence ATGCAAAAAAATGTAGGCGGATACGACAGGAGCGTACGGTTCGTACTCGGTCCGATACTGATTCTCGTGGGCATCGCCGCGTTTGGCGGATTCGTCACGTTGTCAGCAGGGACCCTCGGCCTCGTCCTCGCCGGAGCGGCAGTCGTGGTCGGGGCGGTATTCACAGCCACCGCCACGACGCAGAAATGCCCGCTCAACGCTGCCATCGGCATGAATACGTACAAGGAACGCCTGGGCGGCCAGTCGCCGCCTGAAGAGACGAAGCCCAGCGCGAAGTAA
- a CDS encoding class I SAM-dependent methyltransferase, translating to MRRFSAEYLEHTRRGMWNDDREALDGLELADRRRVLDAGCGTGELTRVIDAETPPDATVVGVDADPTLLGVAREETGLPYAVGDATRLPVPDDAVDLAVCQALLINLPDPTAAVREFARVSSGLVAAVEPDNADVTVTSTVDAEERLEREARAAYLEGVDTDVALGDRVREAFAAAGLKGIQTRRYVHEKRVAAPYAEPALTAAARKASGAGLADNREELIAATSESAYDDLRRRWRAMGRDVVAAIDDESYERVERVPFDVTVGRVETEA from the coding sequence GTGCGACGCTTCTCCGCGGAGTACCTCGAACACACCCGCCGCGGGATGTGGAACGACGACCGGGAGGCGCTCGACGGCCTGGAGTTGGCGGACCGCCGCCGCGTCCTCGACGCCGGCTGCGGCACCGGCGAGTTGACCCGCGTCATCGACGCGGAGACGCCGCCGGACGCGACCGTGGTCGGCGTCGACGCCGACCCGACGCTGCTCGGCGTCGCCCGCGAGGAGACCGGGCTCCCGTACGCCGTCGGCGACGCGACGCGGCTCCCCGTCCCGGACGACGCCGTCGACCTCGCGGTGTGTCAGGCCCTCCTTATCAATCTCCCCGACCCGACCGCCGCGGTCCGGGAGTTCGCGCGGGTTTCGTCGGGATTGGTCGCCGCGGTCGAACCCGACAACGCCGACGTGACGGTGACCTCGACCGTCGACGCCGAGGAGCGCTTAGAGCGGGAAGCGCGGGCGGCGTACCTAGAGGGGGTCGACACCGACGTGGCGCTCGGCGACCGGGTCCGCGAGGCGTTCGCGGCGGCGGGGCTCAAAGGGATACAGACGCGGCGGTACGTCCACGAGAAGCGCGTCGCGGCGCCGTACGCGGAGCCGGCGCTGACCGCCGCGGCGCGGAAAGCCTCTGGGGCGGGGCTCGCCGACAATCGTGAGGAACTCATCGCGGCGACCTCCGAGAGCGCGTACGACGACCTGCGCCGGCGCTGGCGCGCGATGGGTCGCGACGTGGTCGCGGCCATCGACGACGAGTCGTACGAGCGCGTCGAGCGCGTTCCGTTCGACGTGACCGTGGGTCGGGTCGAGACCGAGGCCTGA
- a CDS encoding deoxyribonuclease IV gives MSLKVGAHVSIAGGVDNAVENQVEVGGNCGQIFTHSPQVWQDPNIGDEEAERFREGTERDLDGPWVIHTSYLVNLCTPKDGLREKSLDSMQKEVDAAAKLDIPYVNVHLGAHTGAGVEGGLDNAASVIDDIDVPEGVTILIESDAGAGTKLGGEFEHLAGIIDRTETDIDVCVDTAHAFAAGYDLSTPEAVDETLAEFDDVVGLEHLAYVHLNDSKHACGTHKDEHAHIGEGHIGEAGMERFLNHPALADVPLALETPTEDGKSFAWNIDRVRELRAD, from the coding sequence ATGAGTCTCAAGGTCGGCGCGCACGTCTCCATCGCGGGCGGCGTAGACAACGCGGTCGAGAACCAGGTCGAGGTCGGCGGCAACTGCGGACAGATATTCACCCACTCGCCGCAGGTGTGGCAGGACCCGAACATCGGCGACGAGGAGGCCGAAAGGTTCCGTGAGGGGACCGAGCGCGACCTCGACGGGCCGTGGGTGATCCACACCTCCTACCTCGTGAACCTCTGTACGCCGAAAGACGGGCTCCGCGAGAAGTCGCTCGACTCGATGCAAAAGGAGGTCGACGCGGCCGCGAAGCTCGACATCCCCTACGTCAACGTCCACCTCGGCGCCCACACCGGCGCGGGCGTCGAGGGCGGCCTCGACAACGCCGCCTCGGTGATAGACGACATCGACGTGCCGGAGGGCGTCACGATCCTGATCGAGAGCGACGCGGGCGCGGGGACGAAACTCGGCGGCGAGTTCGAACACCTCGCGGGGATCATCGACCGCACGGAGACCGACATCGACGTCTGCGTCGACACCGCACACGCCTTCGCGGCCGGCTACGACCTCTCGACGCCCGAGGCGGTCGACGAGACGCTCGCGGAGTTCGACGACGTGGTGGGGTTAGAACACTTGGCGTACGTCCACCTCAACGACTCGAAACACGCCTGCGGCACCCACAAAGACGAGCACGCCCACATTGGCGAGGGCCACATCGGCGAGGCGGGGATGGAGCGGTTCCTCAACCACCCGGCGCTCGCGGACGTGCCGCTCGCGCTGGAGACGCCCACCGAGGACGGGAAGAGTTTCGCGTGGAACATCGACCGCGTCCGGGAACTTCGCGCCGACTGA